ATTTTTTCCGAACATTTTAACGTGATACTTACACAGTAGCAACCAAAGCACATACCACAGACAGGAACAGCATCTGAAGCACACAGTTCATCAAAGCATTCAGACATTGTAATTATGACGAAACTTTATTTTTAGGATGTTAAGAAGGCGATGATTACTACAGGTATTATCACAAAATCGGtctgttatccagtgaattcGCCCATGTAATATTTGTGCATGTCATTATAGCACAATATACCCTGGAACGTTTTTATTGGGTACGCCTGTTACTAATcgattgtgatgtcacaatatgGACAATGACGTTACGCCATCAATTGATAAtagcacaaaaaaaaaatgatctctctgatatatatttcatattccATACTTTAAgtggcaagccaagttgtcattgaGCAAAGTTGATCCAGTAATTACCCAAATCATGtataatatcttaatttttttataagatgtattacaatgtacatgacaTATCATAAAcctttctttataagatattttttatattatatatatacaacacatgtactATAGAAGATGTTTTACCTATTATAGCTTATGCAATAAAAAGATACGTGATAAAGACAAGTTAAAGGTATCATATATCTTTTATGCAATATGTGATATATTATAAAggatatcaaatatattctataAGATATCACATATTTCAAAAGATCTCCTACATTACtatcacaaaatatattaaattatattatcataatattatataataaaaaagatatatcatattaaagATACAGGACATCTCATCAACTTTGAATTGTTATaattcatttcataaaacttcacaTGAAATGAACACCCATATCAAGTTTATTATGTTGAATATAAACATACTGTGATTgctatataatgtaaaaataaccAATCTGTGTTCTCCTGAATATCAATCCCTTTAATGTTTGCAAGGAAATACCATATGAAATGTCACAGGTTTATGTCTCTTGCAAATTGTGAAATATTCGCAACTTCCGAACGCTGATATCAACCTTTAACACGTATTACCTATATGTTGGTTCTATACAGACGGTACCTACTGGAAATATCACCAGATAAACAAAATGACCGTGACAGGACTACtaacacatgtatattttgGGCTATGTGCTGGAGTTCATGCTGATCCTGTGACTCTGTACCTTGCAGTATTGTAATGGACGGCCAATTAAACGTTATTAAAGGTCAGTTGATCGTGAATTATGGATGCTGTATATTATCATGGCATTATCAATAGAATATATCAAATTGCCTCCCgttgaatatacatatattatcatTGCATTTTTATGCTAAAAAAGCAAAATTAGTGTCAAAAAGTGAGGAAATCAGTTTCACAATTCATGAagtcgtctctttgtgacatTACTCCACGTCAACGTGATGGCGCCATTTTGAAcggactgatcaacgcaatttaagcgttttctacTTTTGTTGCAGAATCTATGCATAAAAAATAACTTCAAGTGAGTAGGCCTATTTGGTTAAAAACTAGTCTGcatttttcagaaatacagctAAATAGcccatttatctatcttcgtttcgaattaaaaaaaatagcaagTTTCAACGAGTTGTATACAAGGtttcgctctgattggtcaaaaacgtaaaaacatatttcactgcaaaatcctatattttcactgctcattaCTACAGTATCAGTTTGAAAGATTTCTATGTTTCATTGGCAAATATGCAGTAAATTTAGTATTCGTCTTGTTAAAATGTCATGAAAATAACCCGTTGTTTGGTATTTCCTGGTTCATTAAATCTATTTGTTGCCATTAGTCGCTGTATTGGGTTTATGGTTAAAATAGTTTTGTGAGCAATAATACAATTGCATGCCATAGGAAGAAGTAAATACAGTACTTACATTGTGTGTTGTTAAAGAGATAGAGAGCGGAACTATTGTATTTCAGTGTCAGATAAGCTGAACCTCGACACAGACCGGAGATAAGCCCTGATACTCAATGTCCTTAAAAGAAACAGTTTTAGCTGACGATTGTCGAACGATAGCATTATCACGCAGTCATGAATGCTGTGTGATCGGTGCATTAACAAGAATGGGTTTGTGAAATGAAACACctgtttcaatatttttttaattttgtttttattgtcagaattatttaaaacacccttattatattatgttattttagaatataagtttatttaaaGGTCTTTAACAATTAAAATTACGGTGCCAAGCTATTTAGTAtaaatttgaaatcattttatcTAATATCTGGCTAATCTTTTCGTCGTCTATTACCACTTAAAAACTGTCgttcatttttttaacaaagagAAGAATTAGTTGCGGCGTTAGTAACTGGAAATTTAGACCCACTGCCAGCTATCGTCATGCGAGATTAATCTGTTTGTTAATATCCATGATTTTCATTTGACAGAACCCCCGAACTCAGGTTGAACTGTTGTAATCCCCCTGACCATCCAAGTCCTGAGATGGGCCAACAACGTCATCACGTTTAATGCTGGTTGCTTTTCGCAAAAGTCCTCTAAATGATTTGCCGTCAACAACATGCCAAGTGCTCAAGACCTGTCCAAAAACTTATATGATATTGAATACCACCGTTCAACCGATGTTTCTATCTCTCACACACTTAACGTAGGATACATGATGACACTCAAACCGTTGGGCCGTAGTTATAGATAAACTACCAGGATTAATGGCAATTGGAATATCTTCAAGCTATAACTTTGTTATTCGCTATTATTGGACCGATTACacaatacctttatataatgcATGTCCAATGCATATCCATGATAAAACAGAAGAATTTAATGAAGTATTACTTGAAGATACTACAGGTAGGCACGAGTGTTGATTGagatgttgtgagcctcgtgtTGAAGGAGGTACTCGATGGTGTTCTTTTTAAGTATTACTATgatctgactatatagggccgtgtacccaaggactggtctcatttggttagtttatatcgacgaggtagcactctagAGTAAACAACACAAGcgacttttgcaaaatggacacactcggttagggttagagtgaaagagtctgtcattgccatggctgaCATTCAGGATTGtagctttaaattgattgaacatcaggcttaTTCAAATGATcttcgctccatcagacttccAGTTAtttccaaaacttaaaacagctatttcagacACCCTAGCCCTAACCcaaaccctaacatgcagtgggtgactttctgaacagccaagggaaggagttctataaaagtgacattgagGCACTTAACACTGCAgacaaaagtgtatagatactgaaggggattatgttgaaaaataatacaatatgtccgaaAAAATCAAATCCAACAATATGAGGCCCCGGAGTCAGGAGCAGTTCTTTTTTGCTCGACCCAATAAAAATTGCATGATCTATTTGGTCGTGGGATTTTTAACACATATTATATTAAGatttcatatacaatgtatatacactttttatgtatataattaaaagttAACAACTTTCGATAGGTCATTGTGATTGACTAAGTTACGAATTTGCTGTTGTCGTATGCGGTTTACAgattgcatatacatgtacatgtacatcggGTACAAATGTAATTGTGATTATTCTATCTCATCGGAATCGAACTTTGAAATGCTTCAGTTGGCAAAAGAAAGTACCCGCGGATATCCCATTTTATACAGTGTtcaataaaacaagaaaaacagtTAACATTTTTTCTGGATGGGAAATGTATTTTTCGAAACCGTAACATAAGAACATTCTAGTATCTACATGCTAACATATAACAACGAACATCTTTCACAAATGTTAGCATTCTTCCACTACCAACCGACGGACAGAGCAAAATCCATTTAGAGGAAAATCCTGAATAAAATAAATGGCAGCATCTGAAAGGAAACCTCTCTGTACACACATTTCTCTTCTCTGTTAGAGGTACCTTGTATTTTAAACCAAAGCATAAATCCTTGAATcagtttatatttaaaacagtCTGTTTATCATTGTTCAGAAATACTGGACGGGTTCTATCCTTACAGCGTCGTAGTTTCCCTTGTCTGCACAGTACCATCCTCATACCCTAGCCATACGCGATCGTCCGGTTGCACACCTATAGCAGTAGGGCGCGGCACGTACTCCTGCCTATTCATAACGGTCCTCAGAATCGAGCCCCTTTTGTCAAGAACCAAGATGGCACATCGAAGTGTGTCAACCACGTAGATATTGCCCAATGAGTCAAAGCATGCATCGACCACCATGAAATGCGAGATTCCTCCCTTTTTTACAAATTGTCCAGTTACTTGACTCTTACCACAAGCTGAGTGGAATCGTATGCGCATGTCACTGTCCATTACTGTGACGTAACCCGAACCCCTGTTGAACAACACTAAGTCCCCATTTCGAGGATTCTGCCGTAATCGCATTGGTTTTGGGGTGTTATCAAAGTCGATTCTTCCTACTAAAGACCCGCGGACTTTGTGAAGTACGTTCCCTCTGGAATCAAACTTGATGATTAGTCCTCCTGTTTTGAACGCTACAATGATGAAGTTTTCCCGAGTGACAACTAGACTAGAAGGAACTGCCTCAGTATAGAAGATTACCTTGGTGCGTCCGTATATGCCTTTGATCTCCCGAATGCTTCTATCAGCGCAGCATATAAGCGTCCGTCTTCTATCTGGAGAAGTGGTGACGTCGATGACTTCAACACCACTAGTTGTTACGACCTGTATTGGTTTTTTGCTGATAGTTGACATGAGGTTGACCTCGTCGGTATCACACAGGACGACCCATGCCTCCGTATTGTTGATAGGACAAATGTTAGTTACCTCCGTCTCGTGCTCCGACACACGAACGGGGTTTTCTAATGCAGCCCCGGGATTGGGATAACCGAGGTCCTTGGAGGATAGGAAACTGTAGGCCTGTTCCATCTGGTTATTGGTGACAACCATGACGCTTTTTGCTTCTCTACGAAGTTCGCCAAACAAATTACGGACCTCGAGTAAGTTGAAGTCACCTGGTACAAATTTTGGAACTTCCAATATTGATGCGTTAGCCAAGGGTCGGTTGCCGTTTTTCCCTAAGGCTTGTCTTATTGGACTCGTGTCTATCATTGACAATGGTAGACTCTTGCCGGATTTGCTGTATTTAAGAATTTCCGTCTCTAGTCTCTTCAATTGATCTACGACTTTGGCTAGCTTTTCGACGTTTTTACGCCTGATGCGTTCCACTTCCCGAATGTGATCCTCGGTGACCCGGTCcacattgttttttattaccTCGCCTCGGCTCCGTATCTGGCGGACTATGTTATCAACCTGCTCGTTGTAATCCCTGAGTCGCTTGTTGACCTGAGTCACGTTGTCCGTCAGTTTCAGGAGGGAATTTTCAGACACGTCCAGGTGCTGGAATATCAGGTTTTGCCGATCTTGAACAACATCGTCCAACTCCAAGAACTCGTGTTTCTTGTGGTCGCACTTGATGCACGTGGGACACACGAGCTCGTCCTGACATGTAACACACACCATAGTAATTGGCTTCCCCGGATGTAACGTGCATTCTTGTTCACTGTAGCTGTTACTTGTACCAAAGCTGGCACTGAACGGGAAACTTCTTCCAGATGTAGACATTTTGAACGGGCCGTTAGAAAACTGGAACCTCTCTCATAACTTCATGATTGCCATGTACCCTGCAAGtacaaaatattaatgtatatatatatatgtatgtatttgcATATTTCGAGGTATCAAATGACAGCTACTTACTCATCATGCCATGATTTCaatgtgtattacatgtacatatattatttgccagaccatgtctggtgtagggccagagcgcactactatataaaaacatggaattctccgacaccgtttggtgtcgctcaGAATATGGAGCAAATACAATCAAATCGACCATGACacaacacctaccttacataaaCGAATAGATTAGATATCCACTAACTTAAACCACTCATTTAGACCCATATAAGTGTTATATTCCATTCGtattttgcttttgtttttttgggggggtttttttcgtGCTATTTTTCTAGACAATATTTATCGTTACTTAGGCGACAACAAATAACATCTACGATGTTTAAACCTATGTAATATAAATCAAGTAGTAGTTCTAATTTGTAATTGATCACATCAAAATGTATATGCCCATTGCACATACATTTTGTTGGCACATTTTCATGGGAAAGTCTGggcatatttttttctcttaccAGGAACACtcaataatttcatttattgtaATTGTTAAAAGTACATGCAAACAAAATaactattgtgtacatgtacgtaattCGATGATAGAGATGTCGTATTCTGTGACATCTTTTCCTTCATTCTTGAAAACTCaaacataatattttttaacatttttcgATAGCGGTACCTATGGGAACGAAATATTGTTGCTGtaaataacatattatatactGCTTTGTGCTTTGTTCTGAACGCAAAAATATAAAGCAGCAACTACATCGTGTCAGTGCTTGCTTCCAAATACAAGTCTGTGTTGGCTTACTGCGCATCACTTTACTTCAGTGGTGAGGGCATGGATATTCAGGTGAATAAAAAGGTTGTAAACTTGAATAAATTGGCGACACAATAAGCATCATGGACTATAAGgcatatataaacaatataagtATCGCTAGGCCAGGCCTCCTTCTTAACCgtaaacatatatgtatctGAATTATCAATACTATCCAGAAAACATACAATAGTTTCTTAAAAAAATCCCTGCAACAATTTTTGAATGCATAGATAATTAAAGAGCGACCATgtgttaaaatatgttatttccTCTCAAAATGCGTATCCACTAAAATTGATTCCCGGATTGATACgaatttttttatgttgttaACTTAAGATTGCTTCTATCTCTATATAGTACATATGGTATACCAATACGCCCTGGAATGACCCGTAAGTTAGCTGTACACCACTCCAGTATTTAACACGAGTTGgggatatttcaatataaacgATCATGTTGTGTTACgatacacatatgtatatgtatacacactgtCTATCCACAATACTGATTATTACTTATcaggtatatattacatgtttgtGCTTCGTAAAATGCACAATGAAATATGACGAAACtattatatatgcatgtatatataactaaatactaCTACTAAATTTTACTTATCATCgtaaattacattttgatattttgtaaactaCATAACACAATATGACGAAattcttatatacatgtagatatgcaCGTTACTTCAATTGCACGATGAAGATTTGTAAGCAAGTGTATATTAAACTAAATGTAAATTATAGCACTGGAAGAGTATAATACATAGATTACTTCTGTACTCCTGTAAAACGCTTAACAATCATTTTAGTACTTAAGAAATCTGACTAATGCACGGATAGCACACAAAGTGCAAATATCATCTCTGTATTGATAGATTACACATTGTCTAATGTAAATTACCAATTGTCTAATATGAATTATCCATTGTCTTTTACTCATGTCTACTGTAAATTACTCATTGTCTAATGTGAACTACCCATTGTCTTTTATAAATTACTCATTGTCTAACTAAATTACCCAATGTCTAATGTAAATTACCTATTGTCTAATGTAACCGTCATCATAAGTTTGATATCAGTAACTAGTTCACAGCAAAATGTGTAGCTTGTTTCTGTATCGCTTTCAAGATATTAACAATACGTGTAGTTCATAAGTCTGTCCAATAAATAAACGAGTGATCAACAAAGAATAAAGTATAATTTTCCTTcgtacaatgtatttaatagATTCCCTATCCTTAAATTAAGTCATAAATCAGTGGACTTCTTTGTCCAATTTAACTGCCATCATACATTAGTAATAACACGTTCACTCTGGCCTTGGCTTTCGTTGGGGTTGATTAAGTAAATGGGTAAGGTTTTTCACTTGACTAGAACTTTTAAGGATTCTTACCCCTTTTAAACACTTTGTGAAGCGACATAAATGCCCCTTTTTTAATAGCCACCGTACACCTGACGTATGATACGttgtatattgttacatattctctaatataaatatcaaaagcATGCATGCTGCAAAATTCATAGATGtgtgtttttattatatgaaaacaatattttagtAACTATCTATCTCTGAAAAGTGAAGGATTAAAATACAATAGGTGATGAAGTGGGTACTTACCAGTGCGATGATGACGGGTATATACAGCACAACCATGGGTAGGCATGGAGTATAGAATAACCAGGGGTACTGTTGATAGGAGGCCACATTTAGGGGGCACTTACCTTGaacatatattttcaaaatgaatagataaattataacgaagaaaataaaataaaattaatatatttaatcagCTACAACAATGTACCAGatcaattaaaatattgcaATGGAAATGAGGAAAAATGAGAAAATCCCCACATGGGTACCCCTCGCCCTAATTTAATCAATCCGAAAAGACAATGGGGGATTTACCCAGTACAATGGTCAAATGAACGTCACACAAAGCGGGTATGTAGACCTCGGGCGACCGGTGCGTTTTTAATTGAGATCATCTTGTAGATATAGGTGTTGTATCGCTATACACCACAGTGTTATATCGTACCGTAGACTAGTAGCCATACCAATCTATACAATTCCTTTATATAAGCATTACACAAATGTCGATTTTATCTGAGGTTTAATTAGTGACATGTTAAACGATAGATATATTACTCTACTCtatcagatattttattttgatttaatcacaattttGTAAGTGTATTTTGCGATATTGTGTTAAACATATCTCACCCAAGAACTggatatgtaattatagttaACATATCCACAGGCGTCTGTTTCTGGTTGGTATTTGTATCAAAACATTTGTCCCTGCTCTTTCTTTATAAACGGAGTAGGGGCTTAATACATATTTTCTCTAAGTACTAACCAGAATCAGACGCCTGTGATATATCTGAGTCAGTGTTCGTATAGTTTATGGTCTCTTTGTTACAAATGGGTGTTAGGAGGCTAATTAGTTATAGCAGTACAGAagaaatatctatatacataataGAAGATTTAAATAAGTATAGTGACACAGTAATTAGTATCCATATATATGTTCGCTTTTATTACTTTCATACATACATAAGTTTCTTCAGTATCCAGAAACCTTAAGATATTATTTCGTGGAGATGGATTTAAACTGATGAACCcctattatttttatatcatatattttgaCACATAGTCACTGTATTTTATTGGTTACTTAATTAGCTCAACTATAACATCCCCACTGAAGTAGCAGGCAGAGTTTTAATAATTTTCTCTGATTATTGTTTTTGAACCTGTCCATTTGCCCCGACGTGTGCACTACTCTTGctgtttataaaaaaatattgtcgtATAGGCACTCGATTCCTAAACGACACATACATTTAGAATCCTTGAACCTTTCATGGAGAGGTAGAACTTCCTCATATTCGACTATTCTCTTACTCTGTCATCAAAGGACTGGCAACATTCCTTTATACAAATATGTGTTCCTATAGCGAAGTGATACAAAGTCCAGAAGTAAAATAAGATTATATGCATGAAATATCCTATTCAGCAGGCTATCCTTATTCCTCGAAGTTGTAAAATTGGATGATGCCGGCCATTATTATGTatgattcatttttttcttttgtatttgaTGTTTTGTTGCCACATATTAACAGACGTCATTgtactttatattattattatttctataatatacatgtacatcatatgtgaagtcattaaaatatttttcaattgttgtttacaacttttgttgttgttgtaaatgTCAATAACGAAATGACATTTAGTAAAGTTTCAATCCCTTGTTGTT
The window above is part of the Pecten maximus chromosome 2, xPecMax1.1, whole genome shotgun sequence genome. Proteins encoded here:
- the LOC117342702 gene encoding uncharacterized protein LOC117342702 — translated: MSTSGRSFPFSASFGTSNSYSEQECTLHPGKPITMVCVTCQDELVCPTCIKCDHKKHEFLELDDVVQDRQNLIFQHLDVSENSLLKLTDNVTQVNKRLRDYNEQVDNIVRQIRSRGEVIKNNVDRVTEDHIREVERIRRKNVEKLAKVVDQLKRLETEILKYSKSGKSLPLSMIDTSPIRQALGKNGNRPLANASILEVPKFVPGDFNLLEVRNLFGELRREAKSVMVVTNNQMEQAYSFLSSKDLGYPNPGAALENPVRVSEHETEVTNICPINNTEAWVVLCDTDEVNLMSTISKKPIQVVTTSGVEVIDVTTSPDRRRTLICCADRSIREIKGIYGRTKVIFYTEAVPSSLVVTRENFIIVAFKTGGLIIKFDSRGNVLHKVRGSLVGRIDFDNTPKPMRLRQNPRNGDLVLFNRGSGYVTVMDSDMRIRFHSACGKSQVTGQFVKKGGISHFMVVDACFDSLGNIYVVDTLRCAILVLDKRGSILRTVMNRQEYVPRPTAIGVQPDDRVWLGYEDGTVQTRETTTL